One genomic segment of Arachis duranensis cultivar V14167 chromosome 4, aradu.V14167.gnm2.J7QH, whole genome shotgun sequence includes these proteins:
- the LOC107485098 gene encoding senescence associated gene 20 has protein sequence MWQNQSLQNTGSDRIFQNTMAFQVHNKAIVELLYKALLGEVKKMDMVSKLVASDLEWWFHGPPQCQHMMRLLTGEKPHNDGFRFEPRSVTAIGDCVIAEGWEGKAYWVHVWKLKNGLITQFREYFNTWLVVRDLRPPAWEDERKDSNTLWQSQPRDLYRRSLPGLLLAI, from the coding sequence ATGTGGCAAAATCAATCCCTCCAAAACACAGGGAGTGATCGAATTTTCCAAAACACCATGGCATTTCAAGTTCACAACAAAGCAATAGTTGAATTGCTATACAAGGCACTATTGGGAGAAGTAAAGAAAATGGACATGGTATCCAAATTGGTGGCAAGTGATCTTGAATGGTGGTTCCATGGTCCACCACAATGCCAACACATGATGAGGCTCCTAACAGGGGAGAAGCCTCACAACGATGGGTTCCGGTTCGAGCCGAGAAGCGTCACTGCCATTGGAGACTGTGTCATCGCCGAAGGGTGGGAAGGAAAGGCCTATTGGGTGCACGTTTGGAAGCTCAAGAATGGGCTCATAACTCAGTTCAGAGAGTACTTTAACACATGGCTTGTGGTAAGGGATCTCCGGCCACCGGCATGGGAAGATGAGAGGAAGGACAGTAACACTCTGTGGCAGAGCCAGCCTCGCGATCTCTATCGCCGCTCGCTGCCTGGACTTCTGTTAGCTATTTAG